From one Mycobacterium colombiense CECT 3035 genomic stretch:
- a CDS encoding SDR family NAD(P)-dependent oxidoreductase: MGLGPTWSTSLKSLWIGDGEAIGDVAIGDELAEHLGNEPVHPVLLDLCTGVAFPAFPSLMEASERGTVPDLFLPLRYGRVTLSERMPQRFYCIARRQNGGLDGETLVFNLDFVGRDGRHLGGIREFTVKRAPREALLRGLGGDATRLLYTLGWEEMPPVAPDDAAENADGTWLISGYDELATELPACIRFDPAADPEHWQRLFAQASDRAPVSGIVWRSSRQPDAAESSAEFTARLEAEVASLLSAVQAALTDETVKLTGGLWIITERAVAAESGEPVDPAQAALWGLGRTIIAEQPRLRCHLVDHDGAEDTVHWLAKLCGAAGATLEEPELALRQGKFLVPRLLPWARSGYLPMPRATDYVLAPTERGAIDNLRLKEIEVAPPAGGEVQIRVEAAGLNFRDVLNVLGLYPGDPGLIGGDLSGIVTELGDGVTGFEVGQRVMGFMPGAFASRVNVPVQLLAPVPDGTGAVDAATIPAAALTARLAFDWARLGPGDRVLVHAASGGVGLAAVQIARQCGATVFATASSYKRAMLRKMGVEYVYDSRSTDFADQILADTGGAGVDVVLNSLTNEGFVEATVRATAQGGRFAEIAKRDIWTREQMAQARPDIDYEIVALDGTIVADPERIRGLLGEVSDALASGEIMPVRAEIYPLTEAKSAFRRMQQARHIGKIVVQMPRPLQPRGDRSYLITGGLGALGLQTASYLAQLGAGDIVLTSRRLPDADAQAAIATIMERYRCRIHTFTADVGDEVQAGELIARIRAELPPLAGVAHLAGVLDDGLLPQQSPDRFRTTLAPKAFGAYHLHLLTMDDDLEFFIMYSSASSVLGSPGQANYATANALLDGLVAERQAGGLPAVAVNFGPWAKGGMATSHAARANLGAQGMIPLEPTAALSALGEVLGQGTAQAVVIKANWQRAAKMLGGSRPPLLDHVLPSAAEATQGDSELLRQLHEVPDAQRADFLTEFLQREVQSFLRLAQPPAATSRFLDLGTDSLMAVELRNRLYGQFGGAFTISATAVFDYPTIRSLAEYLADQVPESASGTDLPSGEAEVVGLPEPA, encoded by the coding sequence ATTGGCCTGGGGCCCACCTGGTCAACCTCGCTGAAATCATTGTGGATCGGTGACGGCGAGGCGATCGGCGATGTCGCCATCGGCGACGAACTCGCCGAACATCTCGGGAACGAGCCGGTCCATCCGGTGCTGCTGGATCTGTGCACCGGAGTCGCATTCCCGGCTTTCCCGTCGCTGATGGAGGCCAGCGAGCGGGGTACCGTCCCCGATCTGTTCTTGCCGCTGCGCTACGGGCGGGTGACGCTGAGTGAGCGGATGCCGCAACGCTTTTACTGCATTGCGCGGCGGCAGAACGGCGGTCTCGACGGGGAGACGCTGGTCTTCAACCTCGATTTCGTGGGCCGGGATGGCCGCCACCTGGGCGGGATCCGTGAGTTCACGGTGAAGCGCGCGCCGCGCGAAGCATTGCTGCGCGGGCTCGGTGGCGATGCCACTCGGCTGCTGTACACGCTCGGCTGGGAAGAGATGCCACCGGTCGCGCCGGATGACGCCGCCGAGAACGCCGACGGCACGTGGCTGATTTCCGGATACGACGAACTGGCAACCGAATTGCCCGCCTGCATCCGGTTCGATCCGGCCGCCGATCCGGAGCACTGGCAGCGGCTGTTCGCACAGGCTTCCGACCGCGCACCGGTCTCCGGCATCGTCTGGCGCAGCAGCCGGCAACCAGACGCGGCGGAATCGAGTGCCGAATTCACCGCGCGGCTGGAGGCCGAGGTCGCGAGCCTGCTCAGTGCCGTGCAGGCCGCGCTGACGGACGAGACGGTGAAACTCACCGGGGGACTGTGGATCATCACCGAACGCGCGGTGGCGGCCGAATCCGGTGAGCCGGTCGACCCGGCGCAGGCGGCGCTCTGGGGGCTCGGACGCACGATCATCGCCGAGCAGCCGAGGCTGCGCTGCCATCTCGTCGACCACGACGGAGCCGAGGACACCGTGCACTGGCTGGCCAAGCTGTGCGGCGCAGCCGGCGCAACCCTCGAGGAACCCGAACTCGCTTTGCGGCAAGGGAAATTCCTGGTACCGCGGCTACTGCCGTGGGCGCGAAGCGGTTATCTGCCGATGCCGCGCGCTACCGACTACGTCCTGGCGCCGACCGAACGCGGTGCGATCGACAATCTGCGCCTGAAGGAGATCGAAGTGGCACCGCCCGCCGGCGGAGAGGTGCAGATCCGAGTGGAGGCGGCCGGCCTCAACTTCCGGGATGTGCTCAATGTGCTCGGACTATATCCGGGGGATCCGGGACTGATCGGTGGTGACCTGTCGGGCATCGTCACCGAATTGGGCGACGGCGTCACCGGATTCGAAGTGGGCCAGCGCGTGATGGGCTTCATGCCCGGAGCGTTCGCCAGCCGGGTCAACGTGCCGGTCCAGCTGCTGGCGCCGGTGCCGGACGGCACGGGCGCGGTGGACGCGGCGACGATACCCGCTGCGGCACTCACGGCCCGGCTCGCCTTCGACTGGGCCAGGTTGGGACCCGGTGATCGGGTGCTGGTGCATGCCGCCAGCGGCGGCGTCGGACTGGCCGCGGTCCAGATCGCGCGCCAGTGTGGCGCGACGGTGTTCGCCACCGCCAGCAGCTACAAACGCGCGATGCTCCGCAAAATGGGGGTGGAGTACGTCTATGACTCGCGCAGTACGGATTTCGCTGATCAGATCCTCGCAGACACCGGCGGTGCCGGCGTCGACGTGGTGCTCAACAGCCTGACCAACGAGGGCTTCGTCGAGGCGACCGTGCGGGCAACCGCCCAAGGTGGGCGGTTCGCCGAAATCGCCAAGCGGGACATCTGGACGCGCGAGCAGATGGCGCAGGCCCGCCCCGATATCGACTACGAGATCGTTGCGCTGGATGGAACGATCGTGGCCGACCCCGAGCGCATTCGGGGACTGCTGGGCGAGGTGTCGGACGCGCTGGCCAGCGGCGAGATCATGCCGGTGCGTGCCGAGATCTACCCGTTGACGGAGGCTAAGTCGGCCTTCCGCCGCATGCAGCAAGCGCGCCACATCGGCAAGATCGTGGTGCAGATGCCGAGGCCGCTGCAGCCGCGCGGCGATCGGAGCTATCTGATCACCGGTGGCCTCGGCGCGCTCGGCCTGCAGACGGCCTCCTATCTGGCCCAGCTCGGCGCGGGTGACATCGTGTTGACCAGTCGGCGTCTGCCCGACGCGGACGCACAAGCGGCGATCGCCACCATCATGGAGCGCTACCGGTGCCGGATCCACACCTTTACGGCCGACGTCGGTGACGAGGTCCAGGCCGGAGAGCTGATAGCGCGGATCCGGGCAGAGCTGCCGCCGCTCGCGGGGGTGGCACACCTGGCCGGCGTGCTCGACGACGGGCTACTGCCGCAGCAGAGCCCGGATCGATTCCGCACCACCCTGGCACCCAAGGCCTTTGGCGCTTACCACCTGCATCTGCTGACGATGGACGACGACCTCGAGTTCTTCATCATGTACTCGTCGGCATCCAGCGTGCTCGGATCACCGGGGCAGGCCAACTACGCGACCGCCAACGCGCTGCTCGACGGGCTCGTCGCCGAACGCCAAGCGGGGGGTCTACCCGCGGTCGCCGTCAACTTCGGACCCTGGGCCAAGGGTGGCATGGCCACTTCGCACGCCGCGCGTGCCAATCTCGGCGCGCAGGGCATGATTCCGCTGGAGCCCACGGCCGCGCTGAGCGCACTCGGCGAGGTTCTCGGCCAAGGCACCGCGCAAGCGGTCGTCATCAAGGCGAATTGGCAGCGCGCGGCGAAAATGCTGGGCGGCTCTCGCCCACCGCTTCTCGATCACGTCCTGCCCAGTGCCGCGGAGGCGACGCAGGGTGACAGTGAGTTGCTGCGCCAACTGCACGAGGTACCCGACGCGCAACGGGCCGACTTCCTCACCGAATTCCTCCAGCGCGAAGTGCAGAGCTTCCTCAGGCTCGCGCAACCGCCGGCGGCAACCAGCCGATTCCTGGACCTGGGCACGGATTCACTGATGGCGGTTGAACTCCGCAACCGGCTGTACGGCCAGTTCGGCGGCGCATTCACCATCAGCGCCACCGCGGTGTTCGACTACCCGACGATCAGGTCCCTCGCCGAGTACCTGGCCGATCAGGTACCGGAGTCGGCCTCTGGGACAGACCTACCGTCGGGCGAGGCGGAGGTCGTCGGTCTGCCCGAACCGGCGTAA